The window AACAGCACGAACACCAGCAGCGATGGCAAGATCCACATCATCACATGGGCATACGCCACCGCATCATCCAGTACATCCGCCGGCGTCCCCAATCCCGCCAGCGCCTGCCGCGCAAACACACTGCCCAACACCGCCGCCACCAGACCGATCAACACCCCCAGCAACAACGTTGCCCCTGCAATCGCCTTGACCATGTGCGGCTCGCGCGCGCCCCACGCCTGACCGATCAACACGCCCGCACCCGCGCCGAGGCCGATCACCAGCGCGATAAAGAAAAACACCACGGGAAACATGCCCGACACTGCCGCCAATGCCTGAGTACCGAGCATCTGGCCGATGTAGATGCTGTTGACTGTGCCCGACATCGATTGCAGAAAATTGGACAGCACCATTGGCGCCAGGAACAGCAGATAGGTTTGCCAGAGGGGTTTGATGACGCTGGGGGTTTGCATTGACTGGAGGTCCATCTCGACGGCGGAGGCTGATGGAGGATAGCTTCGGTGAGTTCGATGCGAGGTGCAATTAACATTTCAGGTTGTTTATTCTCGGTGCCGTTTCCGGGTTGTGATAAACACCCCCCTCCCAGAATTCAGCCATCGAGGCTCGGCTCATGCCCTACTTTCCAAACCTGCTGACCTGCACCCTTCTCGCCCTGTCCGCCACTTGCGCCCAGGCCGCCACGCTTCCCGCGCCACCTCAATCCCTGAAGCCGCTACTGATGACATTGAACGAACGCCTGAACATCGGCGATCTCGTCGCGCTGACCAAATGGGACAGTGGCAAGCCGATTCAGGACAGCCCGCGTGAGGCTCAAGTCATCGCCAACGCCCGCACACTGGCGGCTGAGCGCAAGCTCGATCCGGACGCGGTGGCGCAGTTGCTCGCGGCGCAAATGGAGGCCAATAAACTGGTGCAGTACGGTTTGCTCGCGCAATGGCAAGCAGCCGGCAAGGCACCGGACACGCCGCGCCCGGATCTGGGCAAGCAGATTCGTCCGCGTCTGGATGAGCTGCAAAACCGGTTGTTGCAGCAGTACGCGGACTTTGCGCCTTATCGCCGT of the Pseudomonas sp. Seg1 genome contains:
- a CDS encoding chorismate mutase codes for the protein MPYFPNLLTCTLLALSATCAQAATLPAPPQSLKPLLMTLNERLNIGDLVALTKWDSGKPIQDSPREAQVIANARTLAAERKLDPDAVAQLLAAQMEANKLVQYGLLAQWQAAGKAPDTPRPDLGKQIRPRLDELQNRLLQQYADFAPYRRDPNCSVWLAEARNGLAHDALHELALVRATGELCVRAVEGL